A single genomic interval of Brachyspira hyodysenteriae ATCC 27164 harbors:
- a CDS encoding dTDP-4-dehydrorhamnose 3,5-epimerase family protein, whose translation MTIEKTNIEGLYLLKNNSFEDERGYFLRIFCNDTLKKYHLDFNIKQSSISYNNKKYTVRGMHYQNYPYGEIKLVRCIKGKIFDVIADIRKDSPTFGEKFNIELYENDGKMIYISPYLAHGFQTLEDNTIVCYFMDTSFVPEASIGFNWEDPFFNISWPFKYNITISEKDKNMPNFNSRI comes from the coding sequence ATGACTATAGAAAAAACAAATATAGAAGGATTGTATTTATTAAAAAATAATTCTTTTGAAGATGAAAGAGGTTATTTTTTAAGAATATTTTGTAATGATACTTTAAAAAAGTATCATTTAGATTTTAACATTAAGCAATCTAGTATTAGTTATAATAATAAAAAATATACAGTAAGAGGTATGCATTATCAAAATTATCCATATGGTGAAATAAAATTAGTAAGATGTATAAAAGGTAAAATATTTGATGTTATAGCAGATATTAGGAAGGATTCTCCTACTTTTGGAGAAAAATTTAATATAGAATTATATGAAAATGATGGAAAAATGATATATATTTCACCATATTTAGCTCATGGATTTCAAACTTTAGAAGATAATACTATAGTTTGTTATTTTATGGATACTTCTTTTGTACCAGAAGCCTCTATAGGATTTAATTGGGAAGATCCATTTTTTAATATAAGTTGGCCTTTTAAATATAATATTACCATAAGTGAAAAAGATAAAAATATGCCTAATTTTAATAGTAGGATTTAA